TATCTCCATCAGCTAATTTTGCCTGTTGGACTTCATTCAGCTTTTGGACACTCAGGATCTGTTTATCAAGAGAAGCCATCCTGTCCTCATAGCTGCTTCCCTGAAAAAAAATGATGGAGGCAATAATTGATAATAAAAGAATTCCTGCCAGGACAATAATTAGTATGGAGGATTTCTGATGTTCCTTTTTAGGTAAAAGATTAATCTCTACAAGCATCATTGCACCTCTTTTAATCCAAGTCCCAGCGCCAGATGAAACGAATTAGGGAATGAGTCCTGCTCACTGCCAGGTATATTGACCGTCAGGGTATCTACAGGAACCTCTAATTGTTCCTTTATATCAGCTATAATGCGCCCAAGCATTGGGTGGTCTCCGTTTACGAGGATTTTGGTTACTTCCTTTTTCCCCTGGCTAAGCGAATACCGGTAAAAATCCATCAGCTTTAAGATGTCACGATAAATATCCTCTAGCTGAAAGGTTAGCTCGGAAATTTCCCCTTCATACACCATTTCCTGTTCAGAGGAATCACCTTTACTCCACTTGACCTTCCAGTTTTCCTTCAGGTCCCCCGGAATATGGCGCATAAAAACAGGGATATGTTCCTCAAACACACACATGCTGACAACATCAAGATCAAATTGGACTGACAGCAAGACTTCGCTGCTATGCGCCAAATCGGATTGGCGATATAGCCTGTAAATCGCCAGGGGGGATATATCGGCAGCAATTGGCTTAAGTCTGACAGCTTTGAACAAATCTGCATATTCAGTCACATATTTTTCAGGAGAAGCAAAAACAAGAACTTCCTGTTGTTTACCTTCAGTCCCAAGGCTTACAATATCGAACACCGGGTCCTCGAATGGAAGGTGGATAGCAGTCCCTAATTCCAAATATAAATAACCATGAATTTCATCCTCTTTCACATCAGCAGGAATAGATACCTTCCTTATCATCACAAGTGAATCGGGTACAATGAATCGAACTTCCCTTTTAGCAATCTTCCAGTCTTCAATGCATTCGTCAAGGATATTCTCCAATGTATCAAAATCTTGAATCTTTCCGTCCGAAATGACCCCTGGAGGCAAAAACCGCTGCCCAAAACGCAGCGGAACAGCTGGATTCTTCTGTTTCAATTCAACATAGCGAATAGAATGGTCATTGATGACAATATTGACAACTTTGCTTCTGCCAGAAAAAAGGGAAAATGCCATTTCAAAAACTCCTTATTAAAAAACTGTAACCAATAAATTCAGATACCAATCAATAATATTTTCCCCGAAAAAATAAGCCGTGAGCGTGCCAATGGCGATGAATGGACCGAATGGAATGGGCTGCTTCTTCTTTACAAGACCAAAAAGCAGCCCAATGATTCCGAAAAAAGCCCCAAAAAAGGTGGAGAAAAAGAAGGCGAGCAGCATAGTCTTAAAACCTACAGCAAAACCAATCAACGCAAAAAGCTTGATATCGCCGCCGCCCATGCCACCCTTACTCGCGAAAGCGATCAATAAGAGGAGAATGAACCCGGTTGCTGCACCAATGAAAGAATCCCACCATGGCATAAGTGGCTGATAGATTCGCTCAAGCGCAAAAATCCCTGTGAACACCAGCAGTACCTTATCCGGGATGATCATATAAGCCAGATCAGAGACCGTAATAATAATAAATAAAGAAATGAGCGTAAGAGCAATCACAAGATCAAAGTTCCAGCCCATGAATAGAAATGCCGCTGCAAAAAGCAAGCCCGTCAAAAGCTCGAAAAAAGGATAAACGGGAGAAATGCCGACCTTGCACTGGCGGCACTTCCCCCTTTGGAATACATATGATAGAACTGGAATTAACTCAAGCGCCGTCAGCTGGTGCCCACATTTCGGACATGACGAGCGCGGCGCTGCGATGGATTTGCCTTCTGGCACTCGCAGGCCTACTACGTTGTAGAAGGAGCCTAGGAGGAGGCCGTAAAAAAATATGAAAGTAACCATATTCATACTCTAATTAACTACTCAGGTTGAGTTGGAGCTGGAGCTGGTATAGTTCTGTTTCCGCTACCAGCATCTTTATTTATAGCATCTTTTGAAGCGCTTTTAAACTTAATAACTAAAGACCCATTTTTTCCATCTCCAGTTAGCAAAAGTTCGTTACCTACATATTTAACCGAATACTCATCAAAATTATCTGTGCTATCAAGATATTTTGGTTCTAACTCTACTTGGCTAACGCCTCCTGAAGGAATAGAAGTCTCTATAGAAAATAACCTAGCTGCATTTATTATCTGCAAAGCTTCAGCTTTGATAGCATCTTCTTTTGACTTTTGAACAACATTCCCAATACTAGGCACCGCAATCGCCGCAATTATCCCCAAAATAACAATAACCGCCAATAGTTCGACAAGTGTCAAACCTCTCTGATCTTTCATTCTTTTCTTAATCGCTCTCAACATTTAAATCTCTCCTTTTTAGTTTTATTCACCCAGTACAAAAGTACTATGTATCTATCAATATTATAATCGATAGACTTTTAAATTAATATATAAACACGATAGTTTTTTGTCTTTATTTGCCAATTTTTAGTTGACGTGATTGAAAATGTCGAACATTGGCACCATGATGGATGTGACAATCGTTCCGACGAGACCGGCCAGCAGGACAATCATGATCGGCTCGATCAATGATTTTATCTGGTCGGTGCTTGTTTCTACTTCCTTTTCATAGAAATCAGCGACTTTTCCGAGCATGCCGTCAAGTGAGCCGGTTTCTTCGCCAATCGCTATCATCTGGGTCACTAGTGGCGGGAAAGCCCAGTGTCTGCGCATCGGCCCAGTCATGGATTCTCCGGCCTCCATTGCATCACGCGACTCGCGTACGACACGGGAAATCACTTCATTCTCAACGACATTTTCGACAATTGACAGCGCTTGTAGGATTGGTACTGAACTTGTGAACAACGAACTCAATGTACGGGTCATTCTTGCAAGCACTGCTTTTTGCATCAGGTTCCCAAAAATCGGCATTCTTAACATGGCATAATCAAGAAAGTATTTCGTATTCTTATTTTTCTTCGCTAAAACCAGCGAGACAGCACCCCCTGTGAGTAACAACAGGAGAAGCCACCAAAAATCTTGCATGAACTCACTTGCCGCAAGGACGAACCTTGTGATACCCGGAAGCTCCCCGCCAAAATCTTCAAACATCCCTACGAATGTTGGTACTACTGAAACAAGAAGGAAGATTACGACTCCAATCGCAATCAGGCCGATGACTGCGGGATATGTCAAAGCGGCGACGACTTTCTGCCTGGTGTTATGCTGTTTCTCATAATGTTCGGCAAGACGTTCCAGCGTCTCATCCATATTACCGCCTGCTTCACCGGCTTTAATCATGTTTATAAACATAGGTGAAAAAATCTTGTTATGCCTGCTAGAAGCCTGGGATAACTGGTTTCCATCTCTCAACTCCGCTTCAATATCAAGCAATGCTTTCCTTAATGCTTTGCTTTCTGTCTGGCGGGCAAGGATATTCGTAGATTCCACAACCGATACCCCTGCTTTAAGCAAAGTTGCAAACTGGCGCAGAAAGATGACAAGATGCTGAAGTTTGACTGGATTCCCAATCGTTATCTCCTTTGTCAGCAGTGTCTCGGGAACCTCCATAATCTCAGTGGTCCTGATTCCCTCTGCCCGCAATTTTTCCAGTGCTTCACGCTTGGAGCCAGCAGTTAATGTCCCTGAGCGCTTTTTGGTCCGGTCCCGGCCAGAATATTTGAATCTTGCCATGCTTACACCAACTTCTCCTGTAAATATGGTTCTGCCGCTTCCCTAGAGATAATTCCCTGCATCACCAGTTCTTTAATGCTCATTTCAAGCGTGTGCATGCCAAATGCCTTTGATGTTTGCATAATGCTGATGATTTGGTGTATTTTCTCATTGCGGATCAAATTCGCTACTGCTGCATTATTGATCAGGATTTCAGTTGCCCCGCGGCGGCTTCTTTTATCAACCGTAGGAAACAGTCGCTGTGAGACAACGGCAACCAGGACTGAAGCCAGCTGGATCCGTATTTGCGCTTGCTGGGCGGAAGGAAAGACATCGATAATCCGGTTGATGGTTGCCGGTGCACTTGATGTATGCAGTGTACCCAAAACGAGATGGCCTGTTTCAGCAGCTGTAATTGCGGTTTGAATTGTATCCAGGTCACGCATTTCCCCGACCAGGATCACATCAGGGTCCTGTCTGAGGGCAGCACGCAATCCGTTGGCAAAGTTATTCGTGTCGAAGCCCACTTCACGCTGGTCTATGATGCTGTTTCCATGCTTATGCAAATACTCAATTGGGTCTTCGAGTGTGACTATGTGCTTCGACATATTTTTGTTCATATACTGAATCATTGCTGCCAGTGTTGTTGACTTTCCGCTTCCAGTCGGCCCGGTAACGAGTACAAGTCCCTGTGGCTTCTCGGCGATCTTCTTCAGTACCGAGGGGAGTTCCAGATCCTCAAGCGTAGGAATTGTCGTTGGGACGATACGTGCTGCGAGCGAGACACATCCCCTCTGGTGATAGGCATTGACCCTGAATCTCGATATGCCCGGGATTCCATAGGAGAAATCCAGTTCCCCCTTGGACTTGAAGTCGTCCCATAGTTTTGCAGGAATGATTGCTTTTGCCATTCCCTCTGTATCTTCAGGCAAAATCGCCTCTGTGCCGTATCTTCTTAATTCCCCGTTAATTCTCAATATTGGTGGCACGCCGACAGTGATATGGATATCGGAGGCCTTAAGTTCAAAACCGGAACTTAGCAAATGCTCGATTTTTTCTTTCATTTTCTATCCCCGCTTACTCTGTAATAGCCACCCTTAATACTTCCTCAGTAGTCGTAAGACCCTGCTGTACCTTCAGCAAGCCGTCATCAATAAGAAAGATGGTCTCATTTTTTACGGCAATCTCCCGAAGGACGGTGACAGGCTCCTCATTCATGATAGCCTTACGAAGTTCTTCATTGATTTCCAATACCTCATGGATGGCAATCCGTCCGCGGTACCCTGTCATATTACAGGAAGAGCAGCCGCTGCCCTTCCAGACGGTATCGATTTGAATTCCTCTCTTTGCGAAAATATCAATTTCCCGCTTTGTTGGCTCATGAGCTTTGGCGCAATCCCGACAGACCTTTCTGACAAGTCTCTGGGCGACTACTCCGCTTAAAGATGATGCAACCAGGAAAGGCTCCACACCCATATCAAGCATTCGTGTCACTGAACTTAGCGCATCATTCGTATGGATAGTACTCAAAACCAGATGACCTGTAAGCGATGCTCTTACAGATACCTCAACGGTTTCCTTGTCCCGTATTTCTCCAACCATTATAATGTCGGGATCCTGGCGGAGAATGGACCTTAACCCGGCTGCAAATGTCATCCCAACGTTCTGATTCACCTGTATCTGGTTTATGCCTTCAAGCTGGTATTCTACAGGGTCTTCAATCGTGATGATATTGACTTCCTCGCTATTTAGCTTGTTAAGAGCTGCATATAATGTTGATGATTTACCTGATCCTGTTGGACCCGTGATTAATACGATTCCATTTGGCTTTATAATCATCTTCAAGAACCGTTCAAGATTTTGCTTATTGAATCCAAGCTTTTCAATATCATTTAACGTGCTGCCCATATCCAGGATCCTCATGACGACCTTTTCCCCAAATACAGTCGGCATTGTTGAAACACGCATATCGACAGGATGGAAGTCAATATTCACCTTGATGCGCCCGTCCTGCGGAATGCGATTCTCGGTTATATCCAGGTTCGCCATGATTTTTATTCTGGCAATCAGCACATTTTGCATATGCTTCGGCAATACTCGTTCAACTCTAAGTATTCCATCAACTCGATAGCGGACTACTATTCTTGTTTCCTGAGGATCTATATGAATATCACTCGCTTTTAGAGCGGAGGCACCAGAAAGCAGCTGGTTGACCAGGCGGATGATCGGCGAATCAGTTTCTTTCAGGACTTCTTCCTTTATCGTTTCAACCGGAGAAGTGAGCTCCATGAACTCCTCAAATCCCTCATTGCTATCGTAGTACTTATTGATTGCCCGCAGGATGTCATCCTTTGTAGCGATAGCAGTTTCGACGTGAAAGCCTGTTGAAAGCCGAAGATCGTCAACTGTAAAAAAGTCCATTGGATCTGCCATTGCAACAAATAATTTATCGCCTTCTTTTTTCAGCGGAATGACCAATTTCCTTTTCGCCAGCTCTTTAGGCACAAGGGTAAACAATTTGGTATCAAACGGATAGCGATATAAGCTGATATGCGGGATTCCTAGCTGAAATTCCAGGACTTCAATCAACTGCTGTTCAGTAATAAGGCCCTGTTGGAGCAATGCATCACCAAGCTTCTGGCCATCAGCTTTTTCAGAAAGGGTTCCTTGCAGCTGTTCAGCTGTAATCATCCCTGTTTCGACTAATAAATCACCAAGCCGCTTTCGTGTTTGTCTCATTTTCTTCGCTCCCGGTCCTACTGTTTATTTTGGCTCCTCATTCGGCTTTCCCCAAAGCCCTCCATCGTTTTTAGTATCAGTGGTTGCATCCTGTCCTGGAGAGTCATTGATATGATCTTGGTCAGGTGTGATGCTGTTATCTCCTGCTGGAACACCTGGAAGAACAGTTGTTGTTGATTGATTTCCAGAAGGTCCTGTCACAGTGCCTGTGCTATCATGGCTTGGGCTCGTTTGCTGAACTGCAGGAGCTACAGGAAGGATTTCTACCCTGTGCTCTGGCCGATAAAAGTCTTCTGAAACAAATAGTGACTCAAGGAGCTCTCCTTTTGGCACGTATTTTTCTCGGCTGACTGTAATCACAAATCCCGACTTACCTTCCTTTTCAACCGACTTTTGACCCGACTGTAAAAGTGGAGAGTACTGCTTTATTGTTCTCGGCTTGAACTCCTGCTTCCCGGATGTTGCGATTTTATATTCATATAAAAGAGGTGCACCTTTAACCGTTACCTGCAATTTTTCTTCCGCAATAGCTAGCTCGATCCTATAGGCGGATTTATTAGGGTTATAAAATTTCAAGTCAAGATTGTTTGCAAAATCAACCTTTGACTCAAATCCCAGTTCAATATTTCCTGCTAATTGGCTGCTGATATGCCTTTCAGTAATGGCAAAATTAGTAGGCAAAATCGCTTTATAGATTGCTGATGCAATTTGACTGAAAGCAAAAGAAGACTTTTCGATCAGCCCTTTTTCATTCGCAGTGTTGGCTAAAGAGACTTGAGATTCTGAAGCTATTTCTATCTTTTGAACCACTTTCATGAGTTCTTTAATTTCATTGCTGTCTTCCGGAAGATCAATGGAAGCTTGTGATATCGTTACTGGCTCCTCTTCTGGAAGAAAGTTTTCCAGGCTGATCTCCAAAGATGGTGCCAAACGTTGGCCCGCTGTCCGCAATTCATTCATTAGCATTTCTTTTTCTATGTGCGTAACTGTAGTTTCTGGCAGGGACAATCCACTTAGAATACCTTCGTTCATTTCTACATAAAGCTCATTTTGAGTTCCGCTTTTAGCGTCTGCAACCGATTCATCAACCAAGTAAATGAATTTTGATGGATCAACATCATATATTTCGCCTTTATATACCAGACTGATTTTTGCTGATGATAACCACTCGTTCACTTTCGCTTCAACGACAGCCTTTGCCTGCTCATGTGTTTTATTAGATACATCCACGGTTCCTATGTATGTACTTTCAGTAAATGTCTGGTTGCTGGATGCGAGGGATCCGAATGCGGGTACTCCATAATAGGAAAAACTAAATATAAAAACAGTAAAAACAGAGAGGATTAGCGAAAATTTAATGATTTGCTGCTTTCTCACGTACTTCTCCTCCCGGCTGATTAATTTAGTAGATTTTAGAATGGATTCTTCTGTATTTCTGATTTTAATGTAGCAGGAGATCTTCATATCTAAAGGCATGTAATTGTCCTTAAAAAGACCTAGAGGCAAAATACCCATAAAATCTTTTTTCCTTTTTTTAATAATTCTAAGATTCCAACAGTTTTCTTAGAATATTCTGCTTGAAATCTCAAAATTAGACAATTTCCACTTGGTAATATTGTATAATAAAATTACTAGATTTAGAAGATGGAGGAAGAAGGTCTTGGTAAAAAAGTTGGATAAACAGCGTGGTGTGACCTTAATAGAGGTCTTAGGGTCAATCGTAATTCTTACAATCGTTCTTACTTCTTTTGCTGGCTTCTTCAGCCAATCAGCATTGTTCGTCAAAAAAAATGAAGAGAAGCTATCAACCTCTCAGACCGCCCAGCAAGTTGTAAACTTAATAGAAGTTCACATATCCAAGAGCCGATTGCAAACAAGAACAGATTGTGCTGATTTGGAATGTGAATTAAATAAAGAAGCTATAGAAGCACTTTCCGGACAAACCATCAATAGTACATATACTATATCGGCATTTTTCACACCTGGTGAAGAAAATTTGATTAAAACAAAGGTGACAATCTTTGACAATGATGATCCTGAAAGTTCCTCTGAAACATTTACGTATATAAGAAGGTGAATATATGAATAACCAAAAAGGATTAACATTGGTAGAACTTCTCGCGGCAATTACAGTACTTTTCACCATATCAGGAATCATATACGGAGTGTTTTTCAGTTTTAATAATAATTACGATCGAATTTCCTCTAAAAACAGCATGGATCAGAATGCCAATCTTATCCTGGCAGCCATTAAGGAGTATCACCAGAAAAATGATTCCTATTGGATCTATTATGATGATTCAGACAAGAGAGCATTCATTGGAAAAGATTCTGCAGATACCCTGCTTGGCGACACCAGTTATGATCTTGAATTAAAGGCAGGTTATCCTGCACCAGTTTCCATAAATAATATAAAGGTTGACACTCAACAACCACTTACAGTTCAACTTAACTTAACCGATAAAAAAGGGCAGACATACGAAGTTGAAACAACAGTAAAAAGATATTAAGGAGGTATTGGTTTGAAAGTGAAAAATCAAAAAGGGTACGCACTTGTCCTTGTCCTGGTGATCATCACCCTAACCTTTACCGTGGCTCTTTCAATGAGTGGAATGGCACTGTCTGCCCGCAAACAATTTAATAAGACAGATCAGAACAATAAGGCCACAGACATTGCCGAAATGGGTGTAGCCCACTATGAAGCATGGCTTGGTAATGCCGTCATACAGGCGAATTCGTATGCCGAATCGATGGCGGATCGTACCATTAAAAATAACAATGGCAATAAAAAACCCCACCCTAATGGGAAGGTAAAGAAATGCAATAAAAACCCTATTAGGTGTACGGCTGAGTATGACGATTATTTTCTAGAGAATCTCAAATTAAGAATCGATACACTGAACAATAGCCTTTTAAGAATTGTAGAAGGAAGCAATTTATATGAAGTAAAAGACATCTTCATCTCAGAAATACAGGCAGATGAAACGATAGCCGTTAAATTTAAAAGTTATGGACAAACGGAGAACGAAACTAAAACTCTCGAAAGTACTATTACTATCCAAAAAAATAGCGAAAGTCTGGAGGGAGAGCCTAAGCCTGACAAATCAAGTTATCAGGTGGTGCATACCACTCCGATTGACTTAAAAGGAAATGATAAACATCTGGCTTTTGACTCATCCACTTACTTCGAGCAAAAAATTCAAATTCAGGGCAATCGGACGATTAAAGTCAATGGGAATGCCTTCTTTAATGATAAAGTCATTTTCTCTGGAACTGCTGACATTTTTGTCTTTGGAGATGCGATTTTCACGTCCCAGCCAGAAATTAATGGCCATGCCTATTCATTTTGTGTATACGGAAATATTTACAGAATGGACAATCAAGGAAAGCTGGTTGAATATACAGATTTTCCTTCCGGCAAAAATAAGTCCTGTCCAAGACCGAAGGATGATGAATGGTACATCAACCCTGACAATGGCGTAAAGGTACAATATTAAAGGCTGACCCACGCGGTCAGCCTTTATCATTTCACATATTCCGCAACCCGATTTCGTCCGGATCGCTTGGCACCGACATATAAAGCCCTGTCAGCATGCCTGATTAACGCCAGGGAGTCATCGGCATCCTGGGGGGCAGTGGCTACGCCGATTGAAGCGGTAATGCTGACATGCTGCTGATTCGCTTCTTCATCCATAGATTGCAGGAGGATGAAAGGATCTGTGGCAATGAGAAGCCTGATTTGTTCCGCCAGCTTCATGGCATCGCCTTTCATCATGTCTGGCAGCAGGATGACGAACTCTTCTCCGCCATAACGCGCAACAGTCCCGATATTGCCGATTTTTGTTCTTAAGCGCTCACCGAGTTCAATCAAAATTTCATTCCCGCTTTGATGCCCATATGTATCATTAACAGATTTGAAGTGGTCAATATCGAGCAGAATCAGAGATAAAAGATCCCTTTGGCCGAATTGCAATTTTTCGAATTCCATTGTCAGCATATTTTCAAAGTAGCGGTAATTGTATAGTCCCGTCAAAGCACAGCGCTCGCTATATTCCTTTGTTTTTTCGTGGTGCCTTGCGTTTTCCACGGCAATCGCAAAGTGAGAGCAAAGGATATCGACAATCATCAATTGCGACTTTTCAAATGCTCTTTTTTTATTGGCAGCGAGGAAGAGGACACCCACAACCTGGTTATTACGGACGATCGGAACGCTAAGGATGCTTTCAGCTCCTGCCGGGATATAGCCCGAATTTATATGGCGCCATTCTTTTTTAGAATGAAAGAGCACCGGCTTTTTTTCAGCCCAGACCAGTCCGCTGATGCCCTTCCCTTTTCCAAGATTTGCCGCAGCTGGCTCCAGAATTTCACCGAATTCAACCTTGTGAATCAGTTTCAATTCCTTATTTTCCACTACATCCAAAATGTAGGCATAGTCAACAGGCAGCATCTCAATAAGCTTTTGGACAAAAAGATCAACTACTTCATCAGCTTTAAGTCTTTCTGCCAGCTGGTGCCCGATTTCCGCTGCACTCTGTAAAAACTGGTTTACCTTGCCGCTGGAATAATAGAGACTGAGAATGATAGACAGGCTCGCAAAAGGAATGCCTACAAACAACAGCGAATAATGTCCCATATCGCTTAAATACAATTCAAATAGCACAAAGCCTATCGGGAAGGTAATAAGTGTCGTGACAGTTTCCCAGATAAAGTCTTTACCAAAATACGGCCCCTTCTGTTTTAAGATCACCGCTTGCAATAATAGCAGGAAGATTGTGTTTACCCCGTAATTACTGATTCCATAAACCGTTCCAAGCACATAGGTATAGGGATCCTTTGCCAGATGATTACCATGGCTTCCACCAAGGGCATAAAACAGCAGGCCGCTCACTAATGAAACGATAAAGAACATTAACGAGTTTAAAGGAATCCTGTATAAATCAGACTTTTGAACTCGAAGTCTCATTAAAAGGATCAATACCGAAATCTGCATCAATACCATTTCGATAAAAACACCATAAGTCAAAAATACAGCGAGAGATACCCACTGGATAAGAAAAATAGGGGTATTGTTCACAACCATCGGCATCGCAGCGACGACTGCCATCAGGAAAAGGAAGGGAATGACTTCCCATACACTTACATCCTCCGGTGGATAGATTTTATAGGTCAGCCAGATTCCGACTGGAACAACCAGAAACCAGGCAAACCAAATGGATTTTTTGAGCATTGGGGTCATTTTATCTATCCACCTCCCTCTTACTAGGTATAAAGTCATGCTTTTAGAATATTTTAACAAACTTTTAGTGCAATGTCATAATTTTCTTATTAATTATTTAACAGACTAACCATCACAGGCTTTGCCTCGGAAAGAAAGTAAAGAGAGCCTGTTACGATGAATATTTCACCGCTTTTCAAGTCAGTAATTTTATCGCAGAGAAACTCTTTATAATTAGGTGCTATCTTAACATTGCTGATGTTCGCTGCTGCATGCAGCTCTTCCGCAGATGCTGCCCTCGGGAAATCGAATGAGGTGAAAACAAGCTGGTCCGCAACATCTTCCAGGGTTGCAATCATCTTGTCCAGCTTCTTGTCTTTGAGAGCCGCAAATAAGATGGTAATCCTTTTATCGGCATATCGAGATTTTATTTCACTGGCGAGTGCATTTATTCCTTCTTCATTATGCGCTCCATCGATCAGAACATAGGGAGCCTCACTGAGGATTTCAAGCCTTCCCGGCCAGTACGCAAGTTTTAGCCCCTCCCGGACATCTGACTCTTCGATCATGAAGGAGTAGTAGTTTGCCAGGACCTGCGCAGCCATGACAGCACAAGCTGCATTGTCAACCTGATGGGAACCAAGCATGGATGTCTCCAGGTTCATATAGTTACCAAACATGCTTGTGAAGGCAAATCGTTCTCCATGAGGCACCGCTTCTCTTGAACCCGTTAAAAAGTCCTTGTCAAGCTGATATATCGGGGATTTCCCTTCTAGCGCTTTTTTCTGGATTACATCAAGGGCTGCGGGCTGCTTAACTCCGGTTATGACACTTACACCGTTCTTGATGATGCCCGCTTTTTCAAAAGCTATTTGTTCATATGTATCGCCAAGGATCGCTGTATGGTCAAGACCGATACTGGTAATGATTGAAAGCAGCGGATGGATGACATTGGTGGAATCAAAACGCCCGCCAAGACCCACTTCATAAATCACAACATCAACTGGTGACATTTTGGCAAAATAATAAATTGACATGGCTGTAATCACTTCAAATTCAGTCGGTCCGCCCAATTCGGATCGATCCAGTTCGTCGGCAAGCGGCTTGATCACATTCGTCATTTCAACCAGCTCTTTATCACTGACAGGATTTCCATTGATGCTGATCCGTTCATTGAATTGTTCGAAATATGGAGAAGTAAAAGTGCCGACCCTGTAGCCTGCTGTCTGCAGGATAGAGCGCAGGAATGTGACTG
The nucleotide sequence above comes from Mesobacillus jeotgali. Encoded proteins:
- a CDS encoding type II secretion system protein, whose translation is MVKKLDKQRGVTLIEVLGSIVILTIVLTSFAGFFSQSALFVKKNEEKLSTSQTAQQVVNLIEVHISKSRLQTRTDCADLECELNKEAIEALSGQTINSTYTISAFFTPGEENLIKTKVTIFDNDDPESSSETFTYIRR
- a CDS encoding type IV pilin protein, whose amino-acid sequence is MLRAIKKRMKDQRGLTLVELLAVIVILGIIAAIAVPSIGNVVQKSKEDAIKAEALQIINAARLFSIETSIPSGGVSQVELEPKYLDSTDNFDEYSVKYVGNELLLTGDGKNGSLVIKFKSASKDAINKDAGSGNRTIPAPAPTQPE
- a CDS encoding VanW family protein translates to MRKQQIIKFSLILSVFTVFIFSFSYYGVPAFGSLASSNQTFTESTYIGTVDVSNKTHEQAKAVVEAKVNEWLSSAKISLVYKGEIYDVDPSKFIYLVDESVADAKSGTQNELYVEMNEGILSGLSLPETTVTHIEKEMLMNELRTAGQRLAPSLEISLENFLPEEEPVTISQASIDLPEDSNEIKELMKVVQKIEIASESQVSLANTANEKGLIEKSSFAFSQIASAIYKAILPTNFAITERHISSQLAGNIELGFESKVDFANNLDLKFYNPNKSAYRIELAIAEEKLQVTVKGAPLLYEYKIATSGKQEFKPRTIKQYSPLLQSGQKSVEKEGKSGFVITVSREKYVPKGELLESLFVSEDFYRPEHRVEILPVAPAVQQTSPSHDSTGTVTGPSGNQSTTTVLPGVPAGDNSITPDQDHINDSPGQDATTDTKNDGGLWGKPNEEPK
- a CDS encoding type II secretion system F family protein, producing the protein MARFKYSGRDRTKKRSGTLTAGSKREALEKLRAEGIRTTEIMEVPETLLTKEITIGNPVKLQHLVIFLRQFATLLKAGVSVVESTNILARQTESKALRKALLDIEAELRDGNQLSQASSRHNKIFSPMFINMIKAGEAGGNMDETLERLAEHYEKQHNTRQKVVAALTYPAVIGLIAIGVVIFLLVSVVPTFVGMFEDFGGELPGITRFVLAASEFMQDFWWLLLLLLTGGAVSLVLAKKNKNTKYFLDYAMLRMPIFGNLMQKAVLARMTRTLSSLFTSSVPILQALSIVENVVENEVISRVVRESRDAMEAGESMTGPMRRHWAFPPLVTQMIAIGEETGSLDGMLGKVADFYEKEVETSTDQIKSLIEPIMIVLLAGLVGTIVTSIMVPMFDIFNHVN
- the pilM gene encoding type IV pilus biogenesis protein PilM, which translates into the protein MAFSLFSGRSKVVNIVINDHSIRYVELKQKNPAVPLRFGQRFLPPGVISDGKIQDFDTLENILDECIEDWKIAKREVRFIVPDSLVMIRKVSIPADVKEDEIHGYLYLELGTAIHLPFEDPVFDIVSLGTEGKQQEVLVFASPEKYVTEYADLFKAVRLKPIAADISPLAIYRLYRQSDLAHSSEVLLSVQFDLDVVSMCVFEEHIPVFMRHIPGDLKENWKVKWSKGDSSEQEMVYEGEISELTFQLEDIYRDILKLMDFYRYSLSQGKKEVTKILVNGDHPMLGRIIADIKEQLEVPVDTLTVNIPGSEQDSFPNSFHLALGLGLKEVQ
- a CDS encoding GspE/PulE family protein, whose protein sequence is MRQTRKRLGDLLVETGMITAEQLQGTLSEKADGQKLGDALLQQGLITEQQLIEVLEFQLGIPHISLYRYPFDTKLFTLVPKELAKRKLVIPLKKEGDKLFVAMADPMDFFTVDDLRLSTGFHVETAIATKDDILRAINKYYDSNEGFEEFMELTSPVETIKEEVLKETDSPIIRLVNQLLSGASALKASDIHIDPQETRIVVRYRVDGILRVERVLPKHMQNVLIARIKIMANLDITENRIPQDGRIKVNIDFHPVDMRVSTMPTVFGEKVVMRILDMGSTLNDIEKLGFNKQNLERFLKMIIKPNGIVLITGPTGSGKSSTLYAALNKLNSEEVNIITIEDPVEYQLEGINQIQVNQNVGMTFAAGLRSILRQDPDIIMVGEIRDKETVEVSVRASLTGHLVLSTIHTNDALSSVTRMLDMGVEPFLVASSLSGVVAQRLVRKVCRDCAKAHEPTKREIDIFAKRGIQIDTVWKGSGCSSCNMTGYRGRIAIHEVLEINEELRKAIMNEEPVTVLREIAVKNETIFLIDDGLLKVQQGLTTTEEVLRVAITE
- a CDS encoding prepilin peptidase, which produces MVTFIFFYGLLLGSFYNVVGLRVPEGKSIAAPRSSCPKCGHQLTALELIPVLSYVFQRGKCRQCKVGISPVYPFFELLTGLLFAAAFLFMGWNFDLVIALTLISLFIIITVSDLAYMIIPDKVLLVFTGIFALERIYQPLMPWWDSFIGAATGFILLLLIAFASKGGMGGGDIKLFALIGFAVGFKTMLLAFFFSTFFGAFFGIIGLLFGLVKKKQPIPFGPFIAIGTLTAYFFGENIIDWYLNLLVTVF
- a CDS encoding type IV pilus twitching motility protein PilT codes for the protein MKEKIEHLLSSGFELKASDIHITVGVPPILRINGELRRYGTEAILPEDTEGMAKAIIPAKLWDDFKSKGELDFSYGIPGISRFRVNAYHQRGCVSLAARIVPTTIPTLEDLELPSVLKKIAEKPQGLVLVTGPTGSGKSTTLAAMIQYMNKNMSKHIVTLEDPIEYLHKHGNSIIDQREVGFDTNNFANGLRAALRQDPDVILVGEMRDLDTIQTAITAAETGHLVLGTLHTSSAPATINRIIDVFPSAQQAQIRIQLASVLVAVVSQRLFPTVDKRSRRGATEILINNAAVANLIRNEKIHQIISIMQTSKAFGMHTLEMSIKELVMQGIISREAAEPYLQEKLV